In Microbulbifer sp. GL-2, the following are encoded in one genomic region:
- a CDS encoding response regulator, with product MIKVLVVDDHDLVRMGISRMLSDVADIEVVGEANCGEEALEFVRQSEVEVILMDVKMPGMGGLEATRKLLGRFPETKVVAVSALDDDLFPGRLMQAGAMGYVTKGADLEEMVRAIRTVVNGGVFISNSMATKMALRNVSGKAENRSPFEKLSKRELQTADMIVNGAKVAEIAKSLSVSPKTVNSYRYRIFEKLNINSDVELTLLAVKYQILDPEAAL from the coding sequence TTGATCAAAGTCTTAGTGGTGGATGATCACGATCTTGTGCGAATGGGGATTTCGCGCATGTTAAGTGATGTCGCGGATATAGAGGTTGTTGGCGAGGCAAACTGTGGTGAAGAAGCCCTGGAGTTTGTGCGCCAGTCTGAGGTCGAAGTCATCCTGATGGATGTTAAAATGCCGGGGATGGGTGGTCTAGAGGCGACACGAAAGTTGCTTGGGCGCTTTCCTGAGACCAAAGTGGTCGCGGTCAGCGCTTTGGATGATGACCTTTTCCCCGGGCGACTGATGCAGGCCGGCGCTATGGGGTATGTCACCAAAGGCGCCGACTTGGAAGAAATGGTTCGCGCCATCCGCACCGTGGTCAATGGTGGTGTTTTTATCAGTAACTCTATGGCCACCAAAATGGCCTTGCGCAATGTCTCCGGCAAGGCTGAAAATCGCTCTCCCTTCGAGAAACTTTCAAAGCGTGAATTACAAACTGCGGATATGATCGTTAACGGGGCCAAGGTCGCGGAGATTGCCAAATCACTTTCCGTTAGCCCAAAAACAGTAAACAGCTACCGCTATCGGATTTTCGAGAAGCTGAATATTAACAGCGATGTGGAGTTAACCCTGCTTGCCGTCAAATACCAGATACTCGACCCTGAAGCAGCTCTTTGA
- a CDS encoding sulfatase-like hydrolase/transferase produces MFTRQKIAGLLALLVPVLLQAQIVHDAEYYVLKMQNGDRWEKEDSEIANRLKALREKYGRSPNIVFLLWDDTAFGAVGFPVLQKNFGYTTPNLNKMAAEGINFTRMYSEPSCTPTRAAVLTGRHPVRHGMGEVGMPHEFSGLRAEEVTIAEVLSKAGYATGFFGKGHLGDIEESYLHNQGFDEALFTPMNQITSLYNPQANAVNAVLGMFPDIYPPDPYRLDSPGLIPAGWVMNIEGEKGQPGREWCGTSNDCFAKFDPEAERRTMAFIRKNAEAKKPFFVAYWPNFLNFMAAFMPKPSVSGLMVADSFPAVDDFVGQLMTELQDLGIAENTLFIAMADNGPMVHSPPAGWGMLPMLYRGGKGDFTEGGVRVPAFAWWPGMIEPKQAVGDIIHITDLYTTFARIGDAVEHIPTDRVVDGLDQTALLLNGDTHSRRDYVFIYTGKDLGATVKGRYKRHWIGAGEVASSGMPEAYYDLYMDPREEYPQLVPLIHTQGQFNHMVARHRLFKKKYPDVPSGRGIPYTGLANARPETKAIGQRVRAVMEEMPFSLEEYLEFQIPGADKVGDWGH; encoded by the coding sequence ATGTTTACACGGCAAAAGATAGCGGGACTATTGGCGCTGCTGGTTCCGGTGTTGTTACAGGCCCAGATAGTCCACGATGCTGAGTACTATGTGCTGAAGATGCAAAATGGGGATCGGTGGGAGAAAGAGGATTCAGAAATAGCCAATCGCCTGAAAGCTTTACGGGAAAAGTATGGACGGTCGCCAAATATTGTCTTCTTACTCTGGGATGATACTGCTTTTGGCGCTGTTGGCTTCCCCGTGTTACAAAAGAATTTTGGCTATACAACGCCCAATCTGAATAAGATGGCTGCGGAAGGTATTAATTTTACCCGCATGTATTCTGAACCTTCTTGTACGCCTACCCGGGCCGCCGTGCTTACTGGCCGCCACCCGGTGAGGCATGGCATGGGGGAGGTGGGGATGCCCCATGAGTTTTCAGGCCTACGAGCAGAGGAGGTGACTATTGCAGAGGTGCTGTCCAAAGCAGGTTACGCCACAGGCTTTTTTGGAAAAGGGCACTTGGGAGATATTGAGGAGAGCTACCTGCATAACCAGGGTTTCGATGAGGCCCTGTTTACCCCCATGAACCAGATTACCTCCCTCTACAACCCTCAAGCCAATGCAGTGAATGCTGTATTGGGTATGTTTCCTGATATTTACCCCCCTGACCCCTATCGCCTGGACAGCCCCGGTCTGATCCCCGCGGGGTGGGTGATGAATATTGAGGGTGAGAAAGGACAACCTGGTCGTGAGTGGTGTGGGACATCCAACGATTGCTTTGCAAAATTCGACCCTGAAGCGGAGCGCCGTACGATGGCGTTCATTCGAAAGAACGCCGAAGCTAAAAAACCATTCTTCGTCGCATACTGGCCAAACTTCCTGAATTTTATGGCTGCTTTCATGCCTAAACCTTCTGTATCGGGATTGATGGTGGCGGACTCTTTCCCTGCGGTTGATGATTTTGTAGGGCAGTTAATGACGGAGCTGCAAGACCTGGGAATTGCCGAAAACACTCTCTTTATTGCCATGGCTGACAATGGCCCTATGGTGCACAGCCCTCCTGCAGGGTGGGGCATGCTGCCAATGCTCTATCGGGGCGGCAAAGGGGACTTTACAGAGGGTGGGGTAAGGGTTCCGGCCTTTGCCTGGTGGCCGGGGATGATAGAGCCCAAACAGGCTGTGGGGGACATAATTCATATTACTGACCTCTACACGACTTTTGCCAGAATTGGGGATGCGGTTGAGCATATCCCAACTGATCGAGTGGTGGATGGTCTGGATCAGACAGCGCTGCTGCTAAATGGCGATACTCATAGCCGCAGGGATTATGTGTTTATTTATACGGGAAAGGACCTTGGGGCTACAGTTAAAGGCCGCTATAAACGTCACTGGATTGGTGCAGGAGAGGTGGCTTCTTCGGGGATGCCGGAAGCCTATTATGATCTCTATATGGACCCGCGCGAAGAGTACCCGCAACTCGTGCCCCTGATCCACACCCAGGGACAATTCAATCACATGGTGGCTCGGCACCGACTCTTTAAGAAAAAATACCCTGATGTACCCAGTGGCAGGGGTATTCCCTATAC
- the uvrC gene encoding excinuclease ABC subunit UvrC, giving the protein MFDSKRFLPSVTRKPGVYQMFDADNKILYVGKAKNLRNRLSSYFRSSGLTTKTMALVQRIGNIEVTVTRSETEALVLEQSLIKSQHPPYNVMLKDDKGYPYIFLSSVDTFPRIALHRGAKRKKGRYFGPFPNASSVRDSLNFLQKTFRIRSCEDSVFRNRSRPCLQYQIDRCTAPCVKFINEEEYLQDVRHAEMFLTGKSDSIIRELADQMDEASKALEFEKAARLRDQISALRRLQADQVVEGGTGDVDVLGVATEGGSCCVHVLFIRQGRILGSRSYFPSERLGLEPAQLLSAFVPQFYIGNTREIPREILVSESLEDMEPLQQALSAQAGHDVSIAHRLRGKRATWVEMAQQAAQQNLSSRTAAQQKLFGRFEALQEILGLEQLPERIECFDISHSSGEATVASCVVFDTGGAVKSDYRRFNIEGIQAGDDYAAMGQALKRRYTRLSGGEGKFPNILLIDGGKGQVSQAIDSLNELGVVGVQIIGVAKGTTRKAGFETLHVVSTNKELVLSADSPALHLIQQVRDEAHRFAIAGHRARRDKKRRESPLEGIAGVGPTRRRALLRHFGGLQEIKKATVTEIASVEGISHKLAQDIYSTLHHE; this is encoded by the coding sequence ATGTTTGATAGCAAGCGTTTTCTTCCTTCGGTTACCCGCAAGCCCGGCGTCTACCAGATGTTCGATGCGGATAATAAAATTCTTTATGTCGGTAAGGCGAAAAACCTTCGCAATCGACTGTCGAGTTATTTCCGTAGTTCTGGTCTTACCACCAAGACCATGGCATTGGTCCAGCGGATCGGCAATATTGAGGTAACCGTTACTCGTAGTGAGACAGAGGCGCTGGTACTAGAGCAAAGCCTGATCAAGTCCCAGCATCCGCCTTACAATGTCATGCTCAAGGATGATAAGGGCTACCCCTATATTTTTCTTTCGAGTGTCGATACGTTTCCCCGCATAGCCTTGCATCGTGGAGCCAAGCGAAAAAAGGGTCGTTATTTCGGCCCTTTTCCAAATGCCTCCTCGGTGCGCGATAGCCTGAATTTTTTGCAAAAGACTTTTCGGATTCGTTCTTGCGAAGACAGTGTGTTTCGCAACCGATCCAGACCCTGTCTGCAGTACCAGATAGATCGCTGCACCGCCCCATGTGTGAAATTTATCAATGAGGAAGAATACCTTCAGGATGTACGCCACGCGGAAATGTTCCTTACCGGTAAGAGCGACAGCATAATCCGTGAGCTTGCCGACCAAATGGATGAGGCTTCCAAAGCACTGGAATTTGAAAAGGCCGCACGCCTGCGCGATCAGATTTCCGCTTTGCGACGCCTCCAGGCCGATCAGGTTGTCGAGGGGGGTACTGGCGATGTCGATGTGTTGGGTGTTGCAACCGAAGGCGGCAGCTGCTGTGTGCACGTATTGTTTATTCGTCAGGGGCGTATTCTTGGCAGCCGCAGTTATTTTCCCAGTGAGCGCTTGGGGCTGGAGCCCGCGCAATTGCTATCGGCTTTTGTGCCCCAGTTCTACATCGGAAATACAAGGGAAATTCCTCGTGAGATCCTTGTGTCAGAATCTCTTGAAGATATGGAGCCACTGCAACAGGCTCTCAGCGCTCAGGCCGGGCACGATGTGTCGATTGCACATCGATTGCGGGGCAAGCGAGCGACTTGGGTGGAAATGGCTCAGCAAGCCGCACAGCAGAATTTGAGTAGCCGTACTGCTGCACAGCAAAAGTTATTTGGACGCTTTGAGGCCTTGCAGGAAATACTGGGGCTGGAACAATTGCCGGAGCGGATCGAGTGTTTTGATATCAGCCATTCATCAGGCGAAGCTACCGTTGCTTCCTGCGTGGTTTTTGATACCGGTGGTGCTGTCAAGTCAGATTACCGACGTTTTAACATCGAAGGTATTCAGGCTGGGGATGATTATGCAGCCATGGGGCAGGCCCTGAAACGGCGCTATACACGCTTGTCTGGTGGCGAGGGTAAGTTTCCCAATATTCTGTTGATCGATGGCGGTAAAGGGCAGGTGAGCCAGGCTATCGATTCCCTCAATGAGCTAGGCGTTGTTGGCGTGCAGATTATTGGTGTTGCCAAAGGAACCACTCGTAAAGCGGGATTTGAAACCCTGCATGTGGTTTCCACTAACAAAGAGCTTGTACTCTCTGCCGATTCACCTGCCTTACACTTGATTCAACAGGTACGCGATGAGGCGCACAGGTTTGCCATTGCCGGGCATAGGGCCAGGCGTGATAAAAAGCGCCGGGAGTCACCTCTCGAAGGCATAGCAGGAGTAGGGCCCACACGGCGAAGAGCGTTGCTGCGTCATTTTGGTGGTTTACAGGAAATTAAGAAGGCTACTGTGACAGAAATTGCGAGTGTGGAAGGTATCAGTCATAAACTCGCACAAGATATATACTCCACACTGCACCACGAATAG
- the pgsA gene encoding CDP-diacylglycerol--glycerol-3-phosphate 3-phosphatidyltransferase: MTLANQLTLLRVALIPVLVLVFYLPYKWSYIASAVIFAAAAATDWLDGYLARKLNQSTAFGAFLDPVADKLMVATALVLLVGLHKSAWFTVAAAVIICREIAVSGLREWMAELGQRSSVAVSYVGKIKTTAQMAAIIVLLAFDVREFPIMETLGYLLLYVAAALTLWTMVMYLRAAWPVLMAENHKSS; the protein is encoded by the coding sequence ATGACACTCGCCAATCAACTGACATTGCTTCGCGTCGCACTGATTCCGGTCCTGGTTTTGGTTTTCTATTTGCCCTACAAGTGGAGCTATATTGCTTCCGCCGTTATTTTTGCCGCTGCCGCAGCCACTGACTGGTTGGATGGTTACCTGGCGAGAAAGCTCAATCAAAGCACGGCGTTCGGCGCTTTTCTCGATCCAGTTGCAGATAAGTTGATGGTGGCCACGGCGCTGGTACTGCTTGTGGGTCTGCATAAAAGCGCCTGGTTCACTGTGGCGGCGGCGGTGATTATCTGCCGGGAAATTGCCGTTTCCGGGTTGCGTGAGTGGATGGCAGAACTGGGCCAGCGCAGTAGTGTAGCCGTTTCATACGTTGGCAAGATCAAGACAACTGCACAAATGGCGGCAATTATTGTCCTCCTTGCCTTTGATGTTCGTGAGTTCCCCATAATGGAAACCCTGGGCTATCTGTTGCTATACGTTGCAGCAGCTCTCACCCTTTGGACCATGGTGATGTATCTGCGGGCTGCCTGGCCTGTGCTGATGGCGGAAAATCACAAGTCTTCCTAG